The genome window TCTAATAATTTCTCGCACATCTGCCGACAACTTCGGGTCATTTGCTAACCACCACAACAAAACATGGGTATCTAATAAAAAACCCATTAACCTTTTCCATAGAACATAGCGTTAATCTCCTCTGACTCATCATCAAAATCATCAGCAATCCAAACGCGCCCTTCCCAAGCCCCTGGAGTACGCGGCTCAAGTTCCGCCTCATAGCGTACCAAACGCACCAACGGTTTACCCTCTC of Nostoc sp. UHCC 0870 contains these proteins:
- a CDS encoding type II toxin-antitoxin system Phd/YefM family antitoxin, whose amino-acid sequence is MKNATVQEAKAYLLELIESVLEGEDVVISREGKPLVRLVRYEAELEPRTPGAWEGRVWIADDFDDESEEINAMFYGKG